A single window of Venturia canescens isolate UGA chromosome 3, ASM1945775v1, whole genome shotgun sequence DNA harbors:
- the LOC122407446 gene encoding uncharacterized protein isoform X2 translates to MEYWLIVLVSALCLTAEEIEAERSGWSATPNTQYHIQTDEGPERYFRFQTLNGQYRKEKRLEDGTVIGTEGWLDPLGYLRIKDYIADREGFRILKSKMVYVGKDRPIDDAVAVSKNVPAQSGILAKPRRPPNPFRQPGIQDVSSNSLESNTIKPYRLYSPVTRRYRIGTTTSSPRTNYYSSTIDPRPILLEDSYAKPATNYLQPSYDFQAPYEAPYRKSFAYVTEPSVEIEAPIYESNRDLRTSQSLDVQISPESSYGLYRHDRRSAPKNDPAREPIAANSTGSRPYRGATNYFTANRRGNQAFSNPRLTRNQQIHSQQNPPISRANKRSDLLQPPVLPAQTPEYEFPAYDGHHTNADGFQYYLKTHYHEEEKKPDDDKSIGSFGYVDPFGIRRVVYYKADSQNGFVHKHNNRYVGHNGTPYDPLPLNPQ, encoded by the exons GTTTCGGCGCTTTGCCTTACCGCGGAAGAGATCGAAGCCGAGAGAAGCGGATGGAGCGCCACACCGAACACACAATACCACATTCAAACCGACGAGGGACCCGAAAGATACTTTCGCTTTCAAACACTCAATGGACAGTaccggaaagaaaaaagactcgaGGATGGCACGGTCATTGGTACCGAAGGATGGCTCGACCCACTCGGATATCTTAGGATCAAAGATTACATCGCTGATCGCGAAGGCTTCAGGATACTCAA ATCGAAAATGGTGTACGTTGGAAAGGATCGCCCAATCGATGACGCAGTAGCGGTAAGCAAAAACGTACCAGCACAGTCCGGAATTTTGGCGAAACCCAGGAGACCGCCAAATCCATTCAG GCAACCAGGAATCCAGGACGTGTCGAGCAACAGCTTGGAGTCGAACACGATAAAGCCGTACAGGCTTTACTCGCCGGTAACGAGAAGATACCGAATAGGAACGACGACCTCGAGTCCGCGAACGAATTACTACTCGAGCACGATTGATCCCCGGCCGATATTGTTGGAGGACAGTTACGCGAAGCCGGCAACGAATTATTTGCAGCCGTCGTACGATTTCCAGGCCCCGTACGAGGCGCCTTATCGTAAATCGTTTGCGTACGTGACGGAGCCCTCGGTGGAAATCGAAGCGCCGATTTACGAGTCGAACAGGGATTTGCGAACGAGCCAATCGCTCGACGTCCAAATTTCCCCGGAATCTTCCTACGGTCTTTATCGACACGACAGAAGATCCGCGCCGAAAAATGACCCAGCGAGAGAACCGATCGCCGCTAATTCGACCGGAAGTCGACCCTACCGGGGAGCCACCAATTACTTCACGGCGAATCGTCGAGGAAATCAAGCCTTTTCGAATCCACGATTAACCAGAAATCAACAAATTCACAGTCAGCAAAATCCACCGATCTCACGCGCTAACAAACGCTCCGACCTTCTCCAACCCCCTGTTTTGCCAGCTCAAACTCCCGAATACGAATTCCCCGCTTACGATGGACACCACACAAACGCCGATGGCTTTCAATATTACCTCAAAACTCACTACcacgaggaagagaaaaaacccGACGACGACAAGAGCATCGGATCTTTCGGGTACGTCGATCCCTTCGGCATCAGAAGAGTCGTTTATTACAAAGCCGATTCCCAAAACGGATTCGTCCACAAACACAACAATCGATACGTCGGACACAATGGAACTCCGTACGATCCTTTGCCACTCAATCCTCAGTGA
- the LOC122407972 gene encoding membrane metallo-endopeptidase-like 1 produces the protein MVDTNATEKLCRCESKPTNDECSRPECIHEASRILRNMDDRVEPCDDFHKFVCGNYANPAFEFYQNSMAYPPAIGQLEVDSRLRAILEDIDESTGLKVVADLKNSYTNCMEDEWKDESASELTETVDTWRSLFENPLNTTQSKYSSVHSYLFDFNEKLDATNTTNRVLQLSIKAPPIPWGYLEKGESNDVVKAYFLFMTDVIGHLRVNSSTEVPNLLEVLSIEIELSKIVFPENVNYDFKRQYTRTTLGELKRKYPNLHLNESSDRDDDTVVQMRIDVDLIGSLDEWISRKSRASLATWVTWRWTADRVDQLGSYFVHKLKKLQKTVFGYVREETKWRSCVRQVHSEFPLILDLLYYGQYLSENVVRDSTEIGENITQAFTGLIEKVRHTFLTR, from the exons ATGGTAGATACGAACGCAACGGAGAAACTATGCAGATGCGAGTCGAAACCTACGAATGACGAATGTTCAAGACCAGAATGTATTCATGAAg cGAGCAGAATTCTAAGGAACATGGACGACAGGGTTGAACCTTGCGACGATTTTCACAAGTTCGTTTGTGGAAATTACGCCAATCCAGCGTTCGAGTTCTACCAAAATTCTATGGCTTACCCGCCTGCTATCGGCCAGCTCGAGGTTGATTCGCGTCTTCGAGCTATCCTGGAGGACATTGACGAATCAACGGGACTCAAGGTCGTGGCGGATCTCAAAAACTCTTACACAAATTGTATGGAAGACG AATGGAAAGACGAAAGTGCGTCGGAGCTCACCGAAACCGTCGATACCTGGCGCTCACTTTTCGAGAATCCGTTGAATACGACGCAGTCCAAGTACAGCTCTGTGCATTCATACTTGttcgattttaatgaaaaactaGATGCAACCAACACTACGAACAGAGTTTTGCAG CTGTCAATAAAGGCTCCACCAATTCCATGGGGTTATCTCGAGAAAGGCGAATCAAATGACGTGGTTAAagcttattttttgttcatgaCCGATGTCATCGGCCATCTGCGGGTCAATAGTTCGACGGAAGTACCAAATCTCCTGGAAGTTTTATCCATCGAAATAGAACTATCGAAA ATTGTATTTCCTGAGAACGTGAATTACGATTTCAAACGTCAGTACACCCGGACAACTTTAGGAGAGCTCAAAAGAAAGTATCCGAATTTACACTTGAACGAAAGTTCAGACAGAGACGATGACACTGTAGTTCAAATGAGAATCGATGTCGATCTCATTGGCAGTTTGGACGAATGGATTTCTAGAAAATCGAGGGCCTCTCTAGCCACTTGGGTGACATGGCGATGGACGGCAGATAGAGTTGACCAGTTGGGCTCATACTTTGttcataaattgaaaaagcTACAAAAAACTGTTTTCGGATACGTAAGAGAAGAGACTAAGTGGAGAAGTTGCGTTCGACAAGTTCATTCGGAATTTCCATTAATTCTCGACCTTTTGTACTATGGACAGTATTTAAGCGAAAATGTTGTGAGAGATTCGACCGAGATAGGCGAAAATATAACACAAGCATTTACTGGTCTCATTGAAAAGGTACGTCACACTTTCCTGACGCGTTAA
- the LOC122407446 gene encoding uncharacterized protein isoform X1, with amino-acid sequence MLRAARIIVVFSATVVSALCLTAEEIEAERSGWSATPNTQYHIQTDEGPERYFRFQTLNGQYRKEKRLEDGTVIGTEGWLDPLGYLRIKDYIADREGFRILKSKMVYVGKDRPIDDAVAVSKNVPAQSGILAKPRRPPNPFRQPGIQDVSSNSLESNTIKPYRLYSPVTRRYRIGTTTSSPRTNYYSSTIDPRPILLEDSYAKPATNYLQPSYDFQAPYEAPYRKSFAYVTEPSVEIEAPIYESNRDLRTSQSLDVQISPESSYGLYRHDRRSAPKNDPAREPIAANSTGSRPYRGATNYFTANRRGNQAFSNPRLTRNQQIHSQQNPPISRANKRSDLLQPPVLPAQTPEYEFPAYDGHHTNADGFQYYLKTHYHEEEKKPDDDKSIGSFGYVDPFGIRRVVYYKADSQNGFVHKHNNRYVGHNGTPYDPLPLNPQ; translated from the exons ATGCTGAGGGCTGCGAGGATTATCGTCGTTTTCAGCGCGACAGTG GTTTCGGCGCTTTGCCTTACCGCGGAAGAGATCGAAGCCGAGAGAAGCGGATGGAGCGCCACACCGAACACACAATACCACATTCAAACCGACGAGGGACCCGAAAGATACTTTCGCTTTCAAACACTCAATGGACAGTaccggaaagaaaaaagactcgaGGATGGCACGGTCATTGGTACCGAAGGATGGCTCGACCCACTCGGATATCTTAGGATCAAAGATTACATCGCTGATCGCGAAGGCTTCAGGATACTCAA ATCGAAAATGGTGTACGTTGGAAAGGATCGCCCAATCGATGACGCAGTAGCGGTAAGCAAAAACGTACCAGCACAGTCCGGAATTTTGGCGAAACCCAGGAGACCGCCAAATCCATTCAG GCAACCAGGAATCCAGGACGTGTCGAGCAACAGCTTGGAGTCGAACACGATAAAGCCGTACAGGCTTTACTCGCCGGTAACGAGAAGATACCGAATAGGAACGACGACCTCGAGTCCGCGAACGAATTACTACTCGAGCACGATTGATCCCCGGCCGATATTGTTGGAGGACAGTTACGCGAAGCCGGCAACGAATTATTTGCAGCCGTCGTACGATTTCCAGGCCCCGTACGAGGCGCCTTATCGTAAATCGTTTGCGTACGTGACGGAGCCCTCGGTGGAAATCGAAGCGCCGATTTACGAGTCGAACAGGGATTTGCGAACGAGCCAATCGCTCGACGTCCAAATTTCCCCGGAATCTTCCTACGGTCTTTATCGACACGACAGAAGATCCGCGCCGAAAAATGACCCAGCGAGAGAACCGATCGCCGCTAATTCGACCGGAAGTCGACCCTACCGGGGAGCCACCAATTACTTCACGGCGAATCGTCGAGGAAATCAAGCCTTTTCGAATCCACGATTAACCAGAAATCAACAAATTCACAGTCAGCAAAATCCACCGATCTCACGCGCTAACAAACGCTCCGACCTTCTCCAACCCCCTGTTTTGCCAGCTCAAACTCCCGAATACGAATTCCCCGCTTACGATGGACACCACACAAACGCCGATGGCTTTCAATATTACCTCAAAACTCACTACcacgaggaagagaaaaaacccGACGACGACAAGAGCATCGGATCTTTCGGGTACGTCGATCCCTTCGGCATCAGAAGAGTCGTTTATTACAAAGCCGATTCCCAAAACGGATTCGTCCACAAACACAACAATCGATACGTCGGACACAATGGAACTCCGTACGATCCTTTGCCACTCAATCCTCAGTGA
- the Mulk gene encoding acylglycerol kinase, mitochondrial: MSRIIKLFTTIRNNWKKSVVGAAAFTYGVNYGIESYDTEQLMREYCEEAAKFGAQPLRTSIPPRHVTVILNPVAKKRKAKKLFEKYCEPLLHLAGISVTIIQTESEGQARSLIENLETPTDAIIVAGGDGTLADVVTGLMRKYSTNLGNVKKCPIGVLPLGQTNRLADSLFEDYNELADVHKMADATMAVVRGATKAIDAVEVQPLEKDPENDIKPVYAVGIIEWGAWRDAESRVNKYWYWGYLRKYVTYIFTGYKKDVNWDCNATVRYSEPCHGCSRCYKELHSTEETNTTRRWWQAFLPRKVVHATGPDYSKIVNDKCGELHELPISATELHLTTDNIENVDPHTPPSIKLQLGPETISYTDFIAEGWRRVRGDNKPTLNEALRAKQIELIPNKAENFGDKEQMFSIDNDEFELKPLKIRLLSKAVTIFCSQLES, translated from the exons ATGTCGCgaataataaaactttttaCAACGATCagaaacaattggaaaaaatcagtTGTCGGCGCTGCAGCGTTTACGTATGGAGTCAACTATGGAATCGAATCTTACGA TACTGAACAATTAATGAGAGAATACTGTGAGGAGGCAGCAAAATTTGGAGCTCAACCACTTCGAACAAGTATCCCACCTCGTCACGTAACAGTGATTTTGAATCCAGTTGcaaaaaaaag GAAAGCAAAAAAGTTGTTCGAGAAGTACTGTGAACCTTTGTTGCATCTCGCTGGAATTTCGGTGACCATAATACAGACGGAGAGCGAAGGTCAAGCACGAAGCTTGATTGAAAATCTAGAAACCCCAACAGACGCGATAATCGTTGCTGGTGGAGATGGAACGCTGGCAGACGTTGTCACCGGCTTAATGAGAAAGTATAGCACAAATTTaggaaatgttaaaaaatgtccTATTGGTGTTTTGCCACTGGGACAAACAAACAGACTTGCAGATTCACTTTTTGAAGATTATAACGAATTGGCTGATGTTCATAAGATGGCTGATGCCACAATGGCTGTTGTCAGGGGAGCAACAAAAGCTATTGATGCTGTTGAAGTTCAACCACTCGAA AAAGATCCAGAGAATGACATAAAGCCTGTTTATGCAGTTGGAATAATCGAATGGGGTGCTTGGAGAGATGCAGAATCTCGAGTAAACAAATACTGGTATTGGGGCTACTTGAGGAA ATACGTAACTTATATTTTCACTGGTTACAAAAAAGACGTCAATTGGGATTGCAATGCAACAGTACGGTATTCTGAACCTTGTCACGGTTGCTCTCGATGTTACAAAGAGTTGCATTCAACTGAGGAAACAAATACTACTAGAAGATGGTGGCAAGCATTTCTTCCAAGAAAAGTAGTGCATG CCACTGGTCCGGATTACAGTAAAATAGTAAACGATAAGTGTGGTGAGCTGCACGAACTTCCGATATCTGCAACAGAATTGCATTTGACGACGGACAATATAGAAAATGTTGATCCTCACACTCCACCGTCGATAAAATTACAATTAG GTCCAGAAACAATAAGTTATACTGATTTCATCGCCGAAGGATGGAGACGAGTTCGTGGTGATAATAAACCGACTCTGAATGAAGCTTTGAGGGCGAAACAAATCGAGCTAATTCCCAACAAAGCGGAGAATTTC GGAGACAAAGAACAAATGTTTTCGATCGACAACGACGAGTTCGAGCTGAAGCCTCTCAAAATACGATTACTTTCAAAGGCTGTAACAATATTTTGTTCACAATTAGAAAGTTAG
- the LOC122407971 gene encoding neprilysin-2-like yields MDSRSTVTAIFTFFVGIAVTTGQLDGRNLTEFSSVQSCDTEPESIYAATRILKNMNSKANPCDDFYEFVCGNYLPSDPTSELDFFTDPPVEGQLEVDLRLQRIIQDIDRVKAPKAFADMKISYENCVEDELNVQSESTLDVTGYVAAEWKSLSDDQWDEELFDPHLANPYLFKFLERTNSDGNKTLELVIKPSPIHWAHLKEGTSNRVVQAYSDYMMDLFDHLGVDDKLEEFDLKEILTTEIELAKIVFPENGNRDVKHRYTRTTLEGLNNLYPELLRKTKLRKNPDSVIEIKIDPDIISKLGEWIVTKPKRALAFWTKWRWTMNEVKYIHYSYTTHEMKMLFRHYYNNVGDEPRWRKCLERVHSESPFLLDLLYYGQYIKPNVVKDSSEIFAKVKQQFIGFVEKSNGFHDSVKQIALAKIEKIKNDFDVYESFMLDENVDSSYCDLKLSDGLLRENRVNVTKLLTEFDRLSNSEEEKKTKWNFVQTVAKYIQESIILNVGAALYTDNFYNIKGPKAWNYGAFGYKIGQQFAHSLDDSNRLYNASGVFEEWWDFESNETFIERTECFVEQYRNYGFVETGIPLKSMTLLNEHIADNVGVKLAYFAYDKWLRENNLEKRLPGLAYTPRQMFWISKANSECAHVYRLQYLRARDFRESHTLEKLPLNIALANMPEFATDFKCSSDSKMNPSTRCTMW; encoded by the exons ATGGATTCTCGGTCAACAGTCACCgcgattttcacattttttgtggGCATCGCGGTAACCACTGGTCAACTTGACG GTCGGAATCTGACGGAGTTCAGCTCAGTGCAGTCTTGCGATACTGAGCCTGAAAGTATTTATGCAG CAACGAGGATCCTGAAGAATATGAATTCCAAGGCGAATCCCTGCGACGATTTCTACGAGTTCGTTTGCGGCAATTACTTGCCGTCGGACCCCACGTCCGAATTGGATTTCTTCACCGATCCGCCTGTCGAAGGCCAGCTAGAAGTGGATTTACGTTTGCAACGGATCATACAGGATATCGACAGAGTAAAAGCACCAAAGGCATTTGctgacatgaaaatttcttaCGAAAATTGTGTGGAGGACG AATTGAATGTACAGAGCGAATCAACGCTCGATGTGACTGGTTACGTTGCCGCGGAGTGGAAATCCCTGTCCGATGATCAATGGGATGAAGAATTATTCGATCCTCACTTGGCAAATCCGTATTTATTTAAGTTTCTTGAAAGGACAAACAGCGATGGGAATAAGACTTTGGAG CTGGTGATTAAACCTTCGCCAATTCACTGGGCTCACCTCAAAGAAGGCACGTCTAACCGAGTAGTCCAAGCGTATTCGGACTACATGATGGACCTTTTCGATCATCTGGGTGTCGATGATAAGCTGGAGGAATTTGACCTGAAAGAAATTCTAACGACCGAAATAGAACTGGCGAAA ATTGTGTTTCCGGAAAATGGGAATCGTGACGTTAAGCACCGATACACTCGAACCACTTTGGAAGGATTGAACAATCTGTATCCAGAGTTATTACGGAAaacaaaattaagaaaaaaccCTGATTCTgtgatcgaaataaaaatcgatccagaCATAATCAGCAAATTGGGTGAATGGATTGTCACAAAGCCTAAAAGAGCTTTAGCTTTTTGGACGAAATGGCGATGGACGATGAACGAAGTCAAATACATACATTATTCGTACACAACTcatgaaatgaaaatgctcTTTCGTCATTATTACAATAATGTTGGGGATGAACCCAGGTGGAGAAAATGCCTTGAGCGAGTTCATTCGGAATCCCCATTTTTACTCGATCTTTTGTATTATGGACAATACATAAAGCCAAATGTCGTAAAAGATTCCTCTGAGATATTTGCTAAGGTGAAACAACAATTTATTGGATTTGTCGAAAAG TCTAATGGGTTTCATGACAGTGTGAAACAAATCGCTCTCGCAAAAATCgagaagataaaaaacgattttgatGTTTACGAGAGCTTCATGCTCGATGAAAATGTTGACTCTTCTTATTGTGACCTCAAATTGTCGGACGGTTTATTAAGGGAAAATAGAGTCAATGTGACTAAGTTATTAACGGAGTTTGATCGATTGTCAAATTCCGAGGAAGAGAAGAAGACGAAATGGAATTTCGTACAAACGGTTGCTAAATACATTCAGGAATCCATTATTTTGA ATGTTGGTGCGGCATTATATACCGACAATTTTTACAATATCAAAGGACCGAAGGCTTGGAATTATGGAGCTTTTGGTTATAAGATCGGTCAGCAATTCGCTCACAGTCTTGACGATTCGAATAGACTTTATAACGCAAGTGGTGTTTTCGAAGAATGGTGGGATTTCGAAAGTAACGAAACGTTTATCGAGCGCACCGAGTGCTTTGTCGAACAGTATCGAAACTACGGGTTCGTTGAGACAGGAATTCCT CTCAAAAGTATGACGCTTTTGAACGAGCATATTGCCGATAACGTAGGTGTTAAGTTGGCATACTTCGCCTACGATAAATGGTTGCGAGAAAATAATCTGGAAAAAAGATTGCCTGGACTGGCTTATACGCCAAGGCAAATGTTCTGGATCAGTAAAGCCAACAGCGAGTGTGCCCACGTATATCGACTTCAGTACCTGAGGGCTCGTGATTTTAGGGAAAGTCACACTTTGGAAAAACTACCACTCAATATCGCATTAGCAAATATGCCAGAATTCGCGACGGATTTCAAGTGCAGTTCAGATTCTAAAATGAATCCCTCGACAAGGTGTACCATGTGGTAG